A genome region from Panicum virgatum strain AP13 chromosome 4K, P.virgatum_v5, whole genome shotgun sequence includes the following:
- the LOC120704366 gene encoding disease resistance protein RPM1-like isoform X1, translated as MADALFIVLRKVALSLGEEALQKIGTEVVEVAPIMTDFEHSMKQIEGELLILQAFIGQVSAQRFGDKAFDAWLDQVRDVAHEVEDIIDEYAYLTVQAVDTSSFFKRKFHQIKNFVAWQKFHSQISQVETRIQRLGEMRNRYGLLVGKVDKKNDFQLANQLYMSDSAYLTDNSEIVGHVDEIGQLTEWLLEERQDRNLMAVFGMGGLGKTTITSSVYKNQKIITSFDCHAWITVSQTFQVEELLREIINQLIDERARKASGFLAMRRMRLVEVIQSYLQDKKYFIVLDDVWDKDVWLFLNYAFARNNCGSKVLITTRRKDVSSLAADNYVIELNTLNYAESWELFCKKAFRSSQDNICPENVRSWAHKIVANCQGLPLAIVTIGSILAYRDKEHEWAFFYKQLSWQLANNPELSWISNVLNMSLNDLPCYLRSCFLYCALYPEDYKIKRKLISKLWIAEGLVEDRGDGTTMEEVAECYLTELTQRSLLLVTERNACGKARTFLMHDLVRELTSIVAKNEKFGIAFGDVGISQGCHEARRLCIQRGAQTSNTSAGSRLHSFILFDTEVPSSWIYDSLSRFRLLRVLCLKFANVEEVPGVVTELYILRYLDFSHTKVKNIPTSIKKLVNLQVLDLRFSYVKELPLELTMLTSLRHLHVFMVHDLQERSRDCFSATKILGSICHLKNLQALQIVSANKDLVSQLGNLKSLRSLAIVKVRQCYIAELWNSLTEMPNLSRLVISAFDMDEVLDFRMLKPLPHLRFFRLAGKLDAGELPSIFYNFEKLTWLKIDWSGLKKDPISSFSHMLNLVDLRLHGTYDGEQLTFCAGWFPKLNYLQLASMKNLNWIEIEGGTMMRLIQLELFGLGNLKAVPNGIKYIKTLHQMYLTDMPNQFLESLRGSGSHIVQHIHNIHTFESSDSEVNNFCFAEYLANKFGPGAIKHAPTNCGYSST; from the exons ATGGCGGATGCTCTGTTTATAGTTCTCAGAAAAGTTGCTCTCTCCTTGGGAGAAGAGGCACTACAGAAGATTGGCACAGAGGTGGTGGAAGTAGCACCGATCATGACAGATTTTGAGCATAGCATGAAACAAATTGAGGGTGAACTATTGATTCTGCAGGCCTTTATTGGCCAGGTTAGTGCACAGAGATTTGGTGACAAGGCATTTGATGCATGGTTGGATCAGGTTAGAGATGTTGCTCATGAGGTTGAAGACATCATTGATGAGTATGCTTACCTTACTGTGCAAGCTGTGGATACAAGCAGCTTCTTCAAAAGAAAGTTCCATCAAATCAAGAACTTTGTAGCATGGCAGAAGTTTCATAGCCAGATCAGTCAAGTAGAAACTCGAATTCAGAGGCTAGGGGAAATGAGGAATCGGTATGGCCTCTTGGTAGGTAAAGTAGACAAGAAAAACGATTTTCAGCTCGCCAATCAGCTTTACATGTCAGATTCTGCGTATCTAACTGATAATTCTGAGATAGTGGGACATGTTGATGAAATTGGTCAATTGACAGAATGGCTACTTGAAGAGAGACAGGACAGAAATCTAATGGCCGTCTTCGGTATGGGAGGTTTAGGCAAAACTACTATCACAAGCAGTGTCTACAAGAATCAGAAGATCATAACATCTTTTGATTGCCACGCATGGATTACTGTGTCTCAGACTTTTCAAGTTGAGGAGCTACTAAGAGAAATTATAAATCAGCTAATAGATGAAAGAGCACGCAAGGCAAGTGGTTTCTTGGCCATGAGGCGTATGAGATTGGTTGAGGTGATACAAAGCTATTTGCAGGACAAAAAATATTTCATTGTCCTGGATGATGTATGGGACAAAGATGTTTGGTTATTTTTGAACTATGCATTTGCCAGAAACAATTGTGGAAGTAAAGTGCTGATAACAACCCGGAGAAAAGATGTGTCTTCTTTGGCTGCTGACAATTATGTCATTGAACTTAATACCCTTAACTATGCTGAATCTTGggaactattttgtaaaaaggctTTTCGATCTTCACAAGATAATATATGTCCTGAAAATGTAAGGTCTTGGGCACATAAAATTGTTGCCAATTGCCAAGGATTGCCACTGGCCATTGTAACCATTGGAAGTATTCTGGCATACCGTGACAAGGAACATGAGTGGGCATTTTTCTACAAGCAGCTTAGCTGGCAATTAGCAAACAATCCAGAGCTCAGTTGGATTTCTAATGTTCTGAATATGAGCTTAAATGATCTCCCATGCTATCTGAGGAGCTGCTTTCTATACTGTGCACTCTATCCTGAAGATTACAAGATCAAAAGAAAACTGATTTCGAAGCTATGGATTGCGGAAGGTCTTGTGGAGGACAGAGGAGATGGAACAACAATGGAGGAAGTTGCTGAGTGTTACCTTACGGAACTGACTCAACGCTCTCTTCTTCTAGTCACAGAAAGGAATGCATGTGGAAAGGCAAGAACATTTTTGATGCATGATCTTGTGCGGGAGTTAACCTCAATCGTTGCTAAAAATGAGAAGTTTGGCATTGCTTTTGGTGATGTTGGTATATCCCAAGGTTGCCATGAAGCCCGACGTTTATGCATCCAAAGAGGTGCCCAGACCTCTAATACTTCAGCTGGTTCACGGCTCCATTCATTCATTTTATTTGACACTGAAGTACCATCTTCTTGGATATATGATAGTTTATCACGTTTTAGACTACTGAGGGTCCTATGCCTAAAATTTGCCAATGTTGAGGAAGTGCCAGGCGTGGTCACAGAATTGTATATCTTGCGTTATCTAGATTTTTCGCATACAAAAGTGAAGAATATACCGACGTCtataaaaaaacttgttaaccTACAAGTTTTGGATCTCAGATTCAGCTATGTGAAGGAGTTGCCACTGGAACTCACTATGCTAACTAGTTTGCGGCATTTACATGTATTTATGGTCCATGATCTTCAAGAAAGATCACGGGATTGCTTCAGTGCAACAAAAATTCTTGGTAGCATTTGTCATCTAAAGAATCTGCAAGCTTTACAGATTGTTTCAGCCAATAAAGATTTGGTTTCCCAGCTGGGGAACTTGAAATCATTGAGAAGTTTGGCTATAGTGAAAGTGCGACAATGCTATATTGCAGAGTTATGGAATTCCTTGACAGAGATGCCTAACCTGAGTAGGTTGGTTATTTCTGCGTTTGATATGGATGAGGTTCTTGATTTTAGAATGCTAAAGCCCTTGCCACACCTGAGGTTCTTCCGACTGGCAGGAAAGTTGGATGCAGGTGAGCTTCCATCCATATTTTACAATTTTGAGAAGTTAACATGGTTAAAAATAGACTGGTCTGGTCTGAAGAAGGATCCGATTAGCTCCTTCTCCCACATGTTAAATCTAGTTGATCTACGGCTCCATGGGACATATGATGGGGAACAGTTAACTTTTTGTGCTGGATGGTTCCCCAAGCTCAATTATCTGCAATTAGCTAGCATGAAGAATCTGAATTGGATTGAGATAGAGGGCGGAACAATGATGCGTCTAATTCAGTTGGAGTTGTTTGGCTTAGGGAATCTAAAGGCAGTACCCAATGGCATCAAGTACATTAAGACACTCCACCAGATGTATCTGACAGATATGCCAAATCAGTTTCTAGAAAGCCTGCGTGGAAGTGGAAGTCACATTGTCCAACATATACATAACATCCATACTTTCGAATCCTCTGATTCTGAAG TAAATAACTTCTGTTTTGCGGAATACCTCGCCAACAAGTTCGGCCCTGGTGCTATTAAGCATGCCCCTACC
- the LOC120704366 gene encoding disease resistance protein RPM1-like isoform X2 — protein sequence MADALFIVLRKVALSLGEEALQKIGTEVVEVAPIMTDFEHSMKQIEGELLILQAFIGQVSAQRFGDKAFDAWLDQVRDVAHEVEDIIDEYAYLTVQAVDTSSFFKRKFHQIKNFVAWQKFHSQISQVETRIQRLGEMRNRYGLLVGKVDKKNDFQLANQLYMSDSAYLTDNSEIVGHVDEIGQLTEWLLEERQDRNLMAVFGMGGLGKTTITSSVYKNQKIITSFDCHAWITVSQTFQVEELLREIINQLIDERARKASGFLAMRRMRLVEVIQSYLQDKKYFIVLDDVWDKDVWLFLNYAFARNNCGSKVLITTRRKDVSSLAADNYVIELNTLNYAESWELFCKKAFRSSQDNICPENVRSWAHKIVANCQGLPLAIVTIGSILAYRDKEHEWAFFYKQLSWQLANNPELSWISNVLNMSLNDLPCYLRSCFLYCALYPEDYKIKRKLISKLWIAEGLVEDRGDGTTMEEVAECYLTELTQRSLLLVTERNACGKARTFLMHDLVRELTSIVAKNEKFGIAFGDVGISQGCHEARRLCIQRGAQTSNTSAGSRLHSFILFDTEVPSSWIYDSLSRFRLLRVLCLKFANVEEVPGVVTELYILRYLDFSHTKVKNIPTSIKKLVNLQVLDLRFSYVKELPLELTMLTSLRHLHVFMVHDLQERSRDCFSATKILGSICHLKNLQALQIVSANKDLVSQLGNLKSLRSLAIVKVRQCYIAELWNSLTEMPNLSRLVISAFDMDEVLDFRMLKPLPHLRFFRLAGKLDAGELPSIFYNFEKLTWLKIDWSGLKKDPISSFSHMLNLVDLRLHGTYDGEQLTFCAGWFPKLNYLQLASMKNLNWIEIEGGTMMRLIQLELFGLGNLKAVPNGIKYIKTLHQMYLTDMPNQFLESLRGSGSHIVQHIHNIHTFESSDSEAVNDLISLRYLSKKFGPGAIKHASAN from the coding sequence ATGGCGGATGCTCTGTTTATAGTTCTCAGAAAAGTTGCTCTCTCCTTGGGAGAAGAGGCACTACAGAAGATTGGCACAGAGGTGGTGGAAGTAGCACCGATCATGACAGATTTTGAGCATAGCATGAAACAAATTGAGGGTGAACTATTGATTCTGCAGGCCTTTATTGGCCAGGTTAGTGCACAGAGATTTGGTGACAAGGCATTTGATGCATGGTTGGATCAGGTTAGAGATGTTGCTCATGAGGTTGAAGACATCATTGATGAGTATGCTTACCTTACTGTGCAAGCTGTGGATACAAGCAGCTTCTTCAAAAGAAAGTTCCATCAAATCAAGAACTTTGTAGCATGGCAGAAGTTTCATAGCCAGATCAGTCAAGTAGAAACTCGAATTCAGAGGCTAGGGGAAATGAGGAATCGGTATGGCCTCTTGGTAGGTAAAGTAGACAAGAAAAACGATTTTCAGCTCGCCAATCAGCTTTACATGTCAGATTCTGCGTATCTAACTGATAATTCTGAGATAGTGGGACATGTTGATGAAATTGGTCAATTGACAGAATGGCTACTTGAAGAGAGACAGGACAGAAATCTAATGGCCGTCTTCGGTATGGGAGGTTTAGGCAAAACTACTATCACAAGCAGTGTCTACAAGAATCAGAAGATCATAACATCTTTTGATTGCCACGCATGGATTACTGTGTCTCAGACTTTTCAAGTTGAGGAGCTACTAAGAGAAATTATAAATCAGCTAATAGATGAAAGAGCACGCAAGGCAAGTGGTTTCTTGGCCATGAGGCGTATGAGATTGGTTGAGGTGATACAAAGCTATTTGCAGGACAAAAAATATTTCATTGTCCTGGATGATGTATGGGACAAAGATGTTTGGTTATTTTTGAACTATGCATTTGCCAGAAACAATTGTGGAAGTAAAGTGCTGATAACAACCCGGAGAAAAGATGTGTCTTCTTTGGCTGCTGACAATTATGTCATTGAACTTAATACCCTTAACTATGCTGAATCTTGggaactattttgtaaaaaggctTTTCGATCTTCACAAGATAATATATGTCCTGAAAATGTAAGGTCTTGGGCACATAAAATTGTTGCCAATTGCCAAGGATTGCCACTGGCCATTGTAACCATTGGAAGTATTCTGGCATACCGTGACAAGGAACATGAGTGGGCATTTTTCTACAAGCAGCTTAGCTGGCAATTAGCAAACAATCCAGAGCTCAGTTGGATTTCTAATGTTCTGAATATGAGCTTAAATGATCTCCCATGCTATCTGAGGAGCTGCTTTCTATACTGTGCACTCTATCCTGAAGATTACAAGATCAAAAGAAAACTGATTTCGAAGCTATGGATTGCGGAAGGTCTTGTGGAGGACAGAGGAGATGGAACAACAATGGAGGAAGTTGCTGAGTGTTACCTTACGGAACTGACTCAACGCTCTCTTCTTCTAGTCACAGAAAGGAATGCATGTGGAAAGGCAAGAACATTTTTGATGCATGATCTTGTGCGGGAGTTAACCTCAATCGTTGCTAAAAATGAGAAGTTTGGCATTGCTTTTGGTGATGTTGGTATATCCCAAGGTTGCCATGAAGCCCGACGTTTATGCATCCAAAGAGGTGCCCAGACCTCTAATACTTCAGCTGGTTCACGGCTCCATTCATTCATTTTATTTGACACTGAAGTACCATCTTCTTGGATATATGATAGTTTATCACGTTTTAGACTACTGAGGGTCCTATGCCTAAAATTTGCCAATGTTGAGGAAGTGCCAGGCGTGGTCACAGAATTGTATATCTTGCGTTATCTAGATTTTTCGCATACAAAAGTGAAGAATATACCGACGTCtataaaaaaacttgttaaccTACAAGTTTTGGATCTCAGATTCAGCTATGTGAAGGAGTTGCCACTGGAACTCACTATGCTAACTAGTTTGCGGCATTTACATGTATTTATGGTCCATGATCTTCAAGAAAGATCACGGGATTGCTTCAGTGCAACAAAAATTCTTGGTAGCATTTGTCATCTAAAGAATCTGCAAGCTTTACAGATTGTTTCAGCCAATAAAGATTTGGTTTCCCAGCTGGGGAACTTGAAATCATTGAGAAGTTTGGCTATAGTGAAAGTGCGACAATGCTATATTGCAGAGTTATGGAATTCCTTGACAGAGATGCCTAACCTGAGTAGGTTGGTTATTTCTGCGTTTGATATGGATGAGGTTCTTGATTTTAGAATGCTAAAGCCCTTGCCACACCTGAGGTTCTTCCGACTGGCAGGAAAGTTGGATGCAGGTGAGCTTCCATCCATATTTTACAATTTTGAGAAGTTAACATGGTTAAAAATAGACTGGTCTGGTCTGAAGAAGGATCCGATTAGCTCCTTCTCCCACATGTTAAATCTAGTTGATCTACGGCTCCATGGGACATATGATGGGGAACAGTTAACTTTTTGTGCTGGATGGTTCCCCAAGCTCAATTATCTGCAATTAGCTAGCATGAAGAATCTGAATTGGATTGAGATAGAGGGCGGAACAATGATGCGTCTAATTCAGTTGGAGTTGTTTGGCTTAGGGAATCTAAAGGCAGTACCCAATGGCATCAAGTACATTAAGACACTCCACCAGATGTATCTGACAGATATGCCAAATCAGTTTCTAGAAAGCCTGCGTGGAAGTGGAAGTCACATTGTCCAACATATACATAACATCCATACTTTCGAATCCTCTGATTCTGAAG